Proteins encoded in a region of the Patagioenas fasciata isolate bPatFas1 chromosome 21, bPatFas1.hap1, whole genome shotgun sequence genome:
- the LOC139829554 gene encoding ubiquitin carboxyl-terminal hydrolase 17-like protein 6, with protein MAQTLEMVVAEGMAPPQRILFPPEKICMAWQHSQRAGAGLHNLGNTCFLNSVLQCLTYTPPLANHLLSGEHSRACGQEGFCMMCSMEVHVQQVLHSSDSAIEPWVVVDALTEIGENFQHGRQEDAHEFLRCTVDAMQRACLSGNSDLDISSQATTVVHQIFGGFLRSRVTCWSCQAVSDSYEAFLDVPLDIKAATSVTAALEDFVKPEHLDGENCFKCSKCDKMTAASKRFTVHRAPKVLTVCLKRFEAFTGDKISKVVEYPQYLDLRPYMSQAAGEPLLYSLYAVLVHGGDSCRAGHYFCYIKASDGLWYQMNDKSVDLCNSDRVLRQQAYLLFYIRCSDLEIGQKASSSPVPSEARSLLSQRVAGSKQDMAGGMEDSPEDSSSPAPASTSQQSRAGSQEASVGWLYPIWPGRINSISSLGSCLRRFFHVCLRLCCHPRERVLHSAREDSSKEERGFSPSAHGQDNELLRSKLGQGGEIGADPRGGTMISAAGFWRSQTSIAQQGGHGAGEQVLHGVTEP; from the exons aTGGCCCAGACCCTGGAgatgg TCGTTGCTGAGGGAATGGCTCCGCCGCAGAGGATCCTCTTTCCCCCAGAGAAGATTTGCAtggcctggcagcacagccagagagctGGAGCGGGACTGCACAACCTGGGCAACACGTGCTTCCTCAACTCCGTCCTGCAGTGCCTGACCTACACCCCGCCTCTGGCCAACCACCTGctctctggggagcacagccggGCCT gtggccaggaaggcttctgcatgatgtgCAGCATGGAAGTGCACGTTCAACAGGTGCTGCATTCCTCAGACAGTGCCATCGAGCCTTGGGTTGTCGTCGATGCTCTCACAG aaataggagaaaatttcCAGCATGGCAGGCAGGAGGACGCCCACGAGTTCTTACGGTGCACCGTGGATGCCATGCAGAGAGCTTGTCTGAGCGGAAACAGCGA cttggacatctcctcTCAAGCAACTACCGTCGTCCATCAGATCTTTGGGGGCTTTCTGAGATCCAGAG TCACATGCTGGAGCTGCCAAGCGGTTTCCGATTCCTACGAGGCCTTCCTGGATGTTCCTCTGGATATCAAA GCAGCCACATCTGTCACCGCAGCTCTGGAAGACTTTGTGAAACCTGAGCACCTGGATGGtgaaaactgctttaaatgtAGCAA GTGTGACAAGATGACTGCCGCCTCCAAGAGGTTCACAGTCCATCGCGCGCCCAAGGTTCTCACGGTGTGTCTGAAGAGGTTTGAAGCTTTCACCGGCGACAAGATCAGCAAG GTTGTGGAGTATCCCCAGTACCTGGATCTTCGCCCGTACATGTCTCAGGCAGCCGGAGAACCGCTCCTCTACTCCTTATACGCCGTCCTGGTGCACGGAGGTGACAGCTGCCGCGCAGGACACTACTTCTGCTACATAAAG GCCAGTGATGGACTGTGGTACCAGATGAACGACAAGTCTGTGGATCTTTGCAACAGTGACAGAGTCCTCAGGCAGCAAGCCTATTTACTGTTTTACATCAG gtgctcCGATTTGGAAATTGGACAAAAGGCTTCTTCCTCACCAGTACCATCAGAAGCCCGTTCCCTCCTCAGTCAGCGGGTGGCCGGTAGCAAGCAG GACATGGCGGGGGGCATGGAGGACTCTCCAGAGGACAGCAGCTCCCCCgcaccagccagcaccagccagcaaagcCGGGCAGGTTCCCAGGAGGCATCTGTGGGCTGGCTGTACCCCATCTGGCCAGGGAGGATCAACAGCATCTCCTCCCTGGGCTCCTGCTTGCGTCGCTTCTTCCACGTCTGTCTCAGGCTGTGCTGTCACCCCCGCGAGCGTGTGCTCCACTCTGCACGAGAGGACAGCAGCAAAGAGGAGCGAGGATTCAGCCCTTCTGCCCACggccaggacaacg AGCTGCTCAGGAGCAAACTCGGCCAAGGCGGAGAGATCGGAGCAGATCCCCGCGGCGGGACTATGATCTCCGCAGCCGGTTTCTGGAGATCACAGACCAGCATCGCTCAGCAAGGAGGACACGGAGCTGGAGAACAAGTCCTCCACGGTGTGACCGAGCCCTAA